The proteins below come from a single Benincasa hispida cultivar B227 chromosome 4, ASM972705v1, whole genome shotgun sequence genomic window:
- the LOC120076804 gene encoding nudix hydrolase 16, mitochondrial isoform X2 codes for MSDLVARTGRHQQRYDAGCRLIAGCIPFRYRSSDGSSDEISDKVVEVLMIDTPSGPGLLFPKGGWENDETVEEAAVREAIEEAGVRGELMGFLGDYHFKSKTQQDEFSPDGLCRAAMYALFVNEELEFWPEQNTRNRSWVTIPEAIEKCRHAWMRDALVIGFNKWHAENMNDE; via the exons aTGTCTGATTTGGTGGCCCGCACTGGACGGCATCAGCAGCGGTACGATGCCGGTTGTCGCCTTATTGCTGG GTGTATTCCTTTTAGGTATAGAAGTTCCGATGGCAGTAGTGATGAAATTTCAGATAAAGTAGTGGAGGTGCTTATGATTGATACACCTAGTGGACCGGGCCTTTTGTTCCCAAAG GGAGGCTGGGAGAATGACGAGACAGTGGAGGAGGCTGCTGTAAGGGAAGCTATTGAAGAAGCGGGTGTTCGTGGTGAACTTATG GGTTTTTTGGGGGACTATCACTTCAAGAGTAAAACACAACAAGACGAGTTTAGTCCAGATGGATTGTGTAGAGCAGCAATGTATGCTTTATTTGTCAATGAGGAGCTTGAGTTCTGGCCGGAGCAGAACACGAGAAATAGAAGTTGGGTGACCATACCTGAGGCAATTGAAAAATGCAGGCACGCATGGATGAGGGATGCCCTTGTCATTGGTTTCAACAAATGGCATGCAGAAAATATGAATGATGAATAA
- the LOC120076804 gene encoding nudix hydrolase 16, mitochondrial isoform X1: MLICQTVYLGNKLMVGYDGGLCQMMVGLAPTRNKGCIPFRYRSSDGSSDEISDKVVEVLMIDTPSGPGLLFPKGGWENDETVEEAAVREAIEEAGVRGELMGFLGDYHFKSKTQQDEFSPDGLCRAAMYALFVNEELEFWPEQNTRNRSWVTIPEAIEKCRHAWMRDALVIGFNKWHAENMNDE, translated from the exons ATGTTAATCTGTCAAACCGTGTACTTAGGCAACAAATTAATGGTTGGTTATGATGGAGGGCTCTGTCAGATGATGGTTGGACTGGCACCAACCAGAAACAAGGG GTGTATTCCTTTTAGGTATAGAAGTTCCGATGGCAGTAGTGATGAAATTTCAGATAAAGTAGTGGAGGTGCTTATGATTGATACACCTAGTGGACCGGGCCTTTTGTTCCCAAAG GGAGGCTGGGAGAATGACGAGACAGTGGAGGAGGCTGCTGTAAGGGAAGCTATTGAAGAAGCGGGTGTTCGTGGTGAACTTATG GGTTTTTTGGGGGACTATCACTTCAAGAGTAAAACACAACAAGACGAGTTTAGTCCAGATGGATTGTGTAGAGCAGCAATGTATGCTTTATTTGTCAATGAGGAGCTTGAGTTCTGGCCGGAGCAGAACACGAGAAATAGAAGTTGGGTGACCATACCTGAGGCAATTGAAAAATGCAGGCACGCATGGATGAGGGATGCCCTTGTCATTGGTTTCAACAAATGGCATGCAGAAAATATGAATGATGAATAA
- the LOC120076804 gene encoding nudix hydrolase 16, mitochondrial isoform X3 codes for MSDLVARTGRHQQRCIPFRYRSSDGSSDEISDKVVEVLMIDTPSGPGLLFPKGGWENDETVEEAAVREAIEEAGVRGELMGFLGDYHFKSKTQQDEFSPDGLCRAAMYALFVNEELEFWPEQNTRNRSWVTIPEAIEKCRHAWMRDALVIGFNKWHAENMNDE; via the exons aTGTCTGATTTGGTGGCCCGCACTGGACGGCATCAGCAGCG GTGTATTCCTTTTAGGTATAGAAGTTCCGATGGCAGTAGTGATGAAATTTCAGATAAAGTAGTGGAGGTGCTTATGATTGATACACCTAGTGGACCGGGCCTTTTGTTCCCAAAG GGAGGCTGGGAGAATGACGAGACAGTGGAGGAGGCTGCTGTAAGGGAAGCTATTGAAGAAGCGGGTGTTCGTGGTGAACTTATG GGTTTTTTGGGGGACTATCACTTCAAGAGTAAAACACAACAAGACGAGTTTAGTCCAGATGGATTGTGTAGAGCAGCAATGTATGCTTTATTTGTCAATGAGGAGCTTGAGTTCTGGCCGGAGCAGAACACGAGAAATAGAAGTTGGGTGACCATACCTGAGGCAATTGAAAAATGCAGGCACGCATGGATGAGGGATGCCCTTGTCATTGGTTTCAACAAATGGCATGCAGAAAATATGAATGATGAATAA